A genomic region of Kribbella sp. NBC_00382 contains the following coding sequences:
- a CDS encoding M48 family metalloprotease, with protein MNGARSNDPQRPAWPAPPGAVASHNPGWQIKPPPAAIHQAAQQPLANPPSVLPRTTQPLAPPMLHPSPAVADSQSVAPWPARPASTHVAESRPEPARRGWKQFAGVAELAMALPWLWWSWMSIQFIGLFSTTAYRVVLTVALASGIGIFFHQAEAFLATKWWRLREPSDQELARVAPAWLAVCRAAGVDPNRFRVWVYEGPEPTAPATVGRTVAVTNWSLYTLPQRHLEAVLAHELAHHLALPPKVSMFLYWLSLPARMTGVVLRAGLKHHFWQKVVGITIGVLTFGVFVLWFVTEFDYHTVLLLSAWSAPLLIPWLSRHGEQAADRTAADLGYGKPLVEVFAGREFERASSSSTWRPQRFGVGDTQPIETARQRRLEKYLKKLAEGTHQPYRIDSA; from the coding sequence ATGAATGGTGCTCGAAGCAACGACCCGCAGCGCCCGGCGTGGCCAGCACCGCCCGGCGCCGTCGCCAGCCACAATCCTGGCTGGCAGATCAAACCGCCGCCTGCCGCGATCCATCAGGCCGCCCAGCAGCCGCTTGCGAACCCGCCTTCGGTACTTCCAAGGACCACCCAGCCACTAGCCCCGCCCATGCTGCATCCCAGCCCGGCGGTCGCTGACTCGCAGTCGGTCGCGCCATGGCCTGCGCGGCCTGCCTCGACCCACGTAGCGGAATCACGCCCGGAGCCCGCCCGGCGCGGGTGGAAGCAGTTCGCCGGCGTAGCGGAGCTGGCCATGGCGCTGCCGTGGCTGTGGTGGTCGTGGATGTCGATCCAGTTCATCGGCCTGTTCAGCACCACCGCCTACCGGGTGGTACTGACGGTCGCGCTCGCATCCGGCATTGGGATCTTCTTCCACCAGGCCGAGGCATTCCTGGCCACGAAATGGTGGCGGTTGCGGGAGCCGTCCGATCAAGAGCTGGCGCGGGTCGCGCCCGCCTGGCTGGCGGTTTGCCGGGCCGCGGGCGTTGACCCCAACCGCTTCAGGGTATGGGTCTACGAAGGTCCAGAGCCGACCGCGCCGGCCACGGTCGGCCGAACGGTCGCAGTGACCAATTGGAGCCTCTACACGCTGCCTCAGCGTCACCTGGAGGCGGTTCTCGCGCACGAGCTGGCGCACCACCTGGCGCTGCCCCCGAAGGTGTCGATGTTCTTGTACTGGCTCTCGTTGCCCGCCCGGATGACCGGCGTCGTACTGCGGGCCGGCCTCAAGCACCACTTCTGGCAAAAGGTCGTGGGGATCACCATCGGTGTCTTGACCTTCGGGGTGTTCGTGCTGTGGTTCGTGACCGAGTTCGACTACCACACAGTGCTCTTGTTGTCGGCCTGGTCAGCACCGCTGCTGATTCCGTGGCTGTCGCGCCACGGCGAGCAGGCCGCGGACCGGACCGCCGCCGATCTCGGCTACGGCAAACCTCTAGTGGAGGTGTTCGCTGGCCGTGAGTTCGAGCGGGCAAGCTCAAGCTCGACCTGGCGCCCGCAGCGCTTCGGCGTGGGCGACACCCAGCCGATCGAAACTGCCCGT